One part of the Desulfovibrio aminophilus DSM 12254 genome encodes these proteins:
- a CDS encoding GNAT family N-acetyltransferase, producing the protein MNYRDTLAYHTAMNVTVTTAQPDEFQEITDLWEASVRATHHFISEDDIGFFKPLVRDTYLAAVELRCARNGAGDILGFVGVAEAKIEMLFVSPTHFGQGIGTRLLRQAIDSLGATLVDVNEQNPRGIGFYEHHGFERIGRSPLDGTGRPYPLLHMRLRSGAETPA; encoded by the coding sequence TTGAACTATCGCGACACTCTTGCATACCATACCGCCATGAACGTGACCGTGACCACGGCCCAGCCCGACGAATTCCAGGAAATCACCGATCTCTGGGAGGCGTCCGTCCGGGCGACGCATCATTTCATCAGCGAGGACGACATCGGCTTCTTCAAACCGCTCGTCCGGGACACGTATCTGGCGGCCGTGGAACTCCGCTGCGCCAGAAACGGGGCGGGCGACATCCTCGGATTCGTCGGCGTCGCGGAGGCGAAGATCGAAATGCTCTTCGTCTCTCCGACGCATTTCGGCCAGGGAATCGGTACGCGGTTGCTGCGCCAGGCGATCGACAGCCTGGGGGCGACGCTGGTGGACGTCAACGAGCAGAACCCCCGGGGCATCGGCTTCTACGAACATCACGGCTTCGAAAGGATCGGCCGCTCTCCCCTGGACGGAACGGGCAGGCCGTACCCCCTGCTGCACATGCGGTTGCGCTCCGGCGCGGAGACACCAGCATGA
- a CDS encoding helix-turn-helix domain-containing protein produces the protein MSKHDPILAIWSHTAREAHSFLVMPDGCRDFILRCRPGTRPSLYLSPLMATPEQVSVIPGERFMGVRLQPGARINQTTVRALRRPDSPDALADFARKAACIPTDVAEALSCLALAKSPASAARNLGVSLRTLQRHTLKATGQSPDFWRRLARARKAAQAILFGVSLMRTAHACLFADQAHMTRELRRWFSMTPGELAAGRNDRSHSAWSIRDIGYDAPATGEQISIR, from the coding sequence ATGTCGAAACATGATCCCATCCTCGCGATCTGGTCGCACACCGCCCGGGAAGCGCATTCCTTCCTGGTCATGCCGGACGGCTGCCGCGACTTCATCCTCCGCTGCCGTCCCGGAACCCGGCCGAGCCTGTATCTCTCCCCGCTCATGGCCACGCCGGAGCAGGTCTCCGTCATCCCGGGGGAACGCTTCATGGGCGTCAGGCTCCAACCGGGCGCGCGGATCAACCAAACCACCGTGCGCGCGTTGCGCCGCCCCGACTCCCCGGACGCGCTGGCCGATTTCGCACGGAAGGCGGCCTGCATTCCAACGGATGTAGCGGAAGCCCTCTCCTGTTTGGCGCTGGCGAAGTCGCCCGCGTCGGCGGCGCGCAACCTGGGCGTGAGCCTGCGGACCTTGCAGCGCCATACCCTCAAGGCCACGGGGCAATCGCCCGACTTCTGGCGTCGTTTGGCCCGCGCCAGAAAGGCCGCGCAAGCCATCCTCTTCGGCGTGTCCCTGATGAGAACCGCGCACGCCTGCCTGTTCGCGGATCAGGCCCACATGACGCGCGAGTTGCGGCGCTGGTTCTCCATGACGCCGGGCGAGCTTGCGGCCGGGCGGAACGACAGGAGCCATTCCGCCTGGAGCATCCGCGACATCGGCTATGACGCGCCCGCCACCGGGGAACAAATCTCGATCAGGTAG
- a CDS encoding VOC family protein yields MLENLWHWRFAVRFKYAILYVDDVAASIAFFERAFGLVRRMVHESGDYAELDTGATTLSFSSRRLMTRLGKAPGRPDPTAPVFEIAFEVEDVAASLEKARSAGARVMQEVREEPWGQTTAYVLDGDGYLIEICSPVAGAS; encoded by the coding sequence ATGCTGGAAAACCTATGGCACTGGAGGTTCGCCGTGCGCTTCAAGTATGCGATCCTGTACGTCGATGATGTGGCCGCGAGCATTGCCTTCTTCGAGCGGGCCTTCGGGCTCGTCCGTCGGATGGTCCACGAGTCCGGCGATTACGCGGAACTGGACACGGGCGCCACAACCCTGTCCTTTTCCTCGCGACGCCTCATGACCCGGCTCGGAAAGGCGCCGGGCAGGCCGGACCCAACCGCGCCGGTGTTCGAGATCGCCTTCGAGGTGGAGGACGTGGCCGCGTCCCTGGAAAAGGCGCGTTCGGCCGGGGCCAGGGTCATGCAGGAGGTTCGCGAGGAGCCGTGGGGCCAGACCACGGCCTACGTGCTGGATGGCGACGGCTACCTGATCGAGATTTGTTCCCCGGTGGCGGGCGCGTCATAG
- a CDS encoding M15 family metallopeptidase, with product MRRIILRRRMCRMVAFIPLLAVLLLALPARAGVIVDSDLTPEQAIEANQPPDTPRDVLRQLTVVPVQYYGFDDMPHQGQVVVHKALAEDIRRVFEVILATSFPIESILPIAHPLIQAKGPYGLSSDTNNTSAYVWRPITGGGAVSLHALGLAIDINSRLNPYRKGDLILPPGAVYDPAKPGTLTPDCPVVLEFKRLGWEWGGDWAAKGKVDFMHFQKIPAELAPWAKGYGR from the coding sequence ATGAGGCGAATCATATTGAGACGTCGCATGTGCCGCATGGTGGCGTTCATTCCCCTGCTGGCGGTCCTGCTCCTCGCCCTGCCCGCCCGGGCCGGGGTGATCGTGGACAGCGACCTCACCCCCGAACAGGCCATTGAGGCGAATCAGCCACCGGATACCCCACGGGACGTCCTGCGGCAGCTCACCGTGGTGCCGGTCCAGTATTACGGCTTCGACGACATGCCGCACCAGGGGCAGGTGGTGGTCCACAAAGCCCTGGCCGAGGACATCCGCCGCGTCTTCGAGGTCATCCTGGCGACCAGCTTCCCGATCGAAAGCATCCTGCCCATCGCCCATCCGCTCATCCAGGCCAAAGGGCCCTATGGCCTGTCGTCCGACACGAACAACACCTCAGCCTACGTCTGGCGGCCCATCACGGGCGGCGGAGCCGTCTCCCTGCACGCCCTCGGTCTGGCCATCGACATCAATTCCCGATTGAACCCCTACCGCAAGGGCGACCTGATTCTCCCGCCCGGAGCGGTCTACGATCCTGCCAAGCCGGGAACCCTCACCCCGGACTGCCCGGTGGTGCTGGAATTCAAGCGCCTCGGCTGGGAATGGGGCGGCGACTGGGCGGCCAAGGGCAAGGTCGACTTCATGCACTTCCAGAAGATTCCCGCCGAACTGGCGCCTTGGGCCAAGGGCTACGGGCGATAG